In Mycobacteriales bacterium, one DNA window encodes the following:
- a CDS encoding mismatch-specific DNA-glycosylase translates to MPTRPELLAAYGSTIPDLVAPGIRVLLVGINPSLYSGWSGHHFASPGNRLWRTLHEAGLTPRTLHASEQGAILASGLGITNLVARATARADELTDDELRAGVAPLTALAERVGPAWVAFLGLSAYRVAFGEPRAKIGAQQRTLGPAGVWLLPNPSGLNAHYQQPALTAAYAELREVAYSS, encoded by the coding sequence ATGCCGACCCGACCGGAGCTGCTGGCGGCCTACGGCAGCACGATCCCCGACCTGGTCGCACCCGGCATCCGCGTGCTGCTCGTCGGCATCAACCCGTCGCTCTACTCCGGCTGGTCGGGTCATCACTTCGCGAGCCCGGGCAACCGGCTGTGGCGCACGCTGCACGAGGCCGGCCTCACCCCGCGCACGTTGCACGCGTCGGAGCAGGGCGCGATCCTCGCCAGCGGTCTCGGGATCACGAACCTGGTCGCCCGGGCAACGGCCCGAGCCGACGAGCTCACCGACGACGAGCTGCGCGCCGGGGTCGCCCCGCTCACCGCGCTCGCCGAACGGGTCGGCCCCGCATGGGTGGCGTTCCTCGGGCTGTCGGCGTACCGCGTGGCGTTCGGCGAGCCGCGGGCGAAGATCGGCGCGCAGCAGCGCACGCTCGGGCCCGCTGGGGTCTGGCTGCTGCCCAACCCCAGCGGGCTCAACGCGCACTACCAACAACCCGCGCTGACGGCGGCGTACGCCGAACTGCGAGAAGTCGCCTACTCGAGCTGA